A single Plasmodium cynomolgi strain B DNA, scaffold: 0756, whole genome shotgun sequence DNA region contains:
- a CDS encoding hypothetical protein (putative) has protein sequence INNLLNEDDNAFGERLNALAHDDHFRKQFNVLIADDLFQKRLKVLMQDKHFQKQFDKLKNKSIFDLQDFIPLHDNDSVHEDSDPFKSCNNLEEHFNKLKIQKDKKENKLKN, from the coding sequence ataaataatttattaaatgaagATGATAACGCTTTCGGGGAAAGACTAAACGCATTAGCACATGATGATCATTTTCGAAAACAATTTAATGTGTTAATAGCGGATGACCTCTTTCAAAAAAGACTTAAAGTGTTAATGCAAGATAAGCATTTTCAAAAACaatttgataaattaaagaataaaagtATATTTGACCTACAAGATTTTATTCCTTTGCATGATAATGACAGCGTTCATGAAGACAGTGATCCATTCAAATCCTGTAACAATTTGGAAGaacattttaacaaattaaaaattcaaaaagataaaaaagaaaacaaattgaagaat